In one window of Dermochelys coriacea isolate rDerCor1 chromosome 3, rDerCor1.pri.v4, whole genome shotgun sequence DNA:
- the LOC119853662 gene encoding VIP peptides isoform X1: MAAKLLGSSRMEHRSSSQLLLSFTLFSVLCSPALALPPLGTYSAMSRLGNRMPFDGASESDQAQGSLKPETDILQNALPENDKFYFDMSRAIDRNARHADGLFTSGYSKLLGQLSARRYLESLIGKRVSNNLMDEQMPVKRHSDAVFTDNYSRFRKQMAVKKYLNSVLTGKRSQEELNPTSLRHEAELLEPSFSETYDDVTVDELLNRLPLNL; this comes from the exons GTCCAGCAGGATGGAACATAGAAGCAGCTCCCAGCTTCTTCTGTCCTTCACACTCTTCAGTGTTCTCTGCTCGCCAGCACTGGCATTACCGCCTTTGGGGACATATTCAGCTATGAG TAGGTTGGGAAACAGAATGCCATTTGATGGAGCAAGTGAATCTGATCAAGCCCAAGGTTCATTAAAACCTGAAACTGACATTTTGCAAAATGCACTACCAGAAAATGACAAATTCTATTTTGACATGTCCAGAGCTATAGATAG GAATGCAAGACATGCTGATGGACTTTTTACCAGTGGCTACAGCAAACTTTTGGGACAACTTTCTGCAAGGAGATATCTGGAATCACTTATTGGAAAACGGGTTAG CAACAACCTCATGGACGAACAGATGCCCGTCAAACGTCACTCTGATGCTGTCTTCACTGACAACTACAGCCGATTTCGAAAGCAAATGGCtgtgaagaaatatttaaacTCAGTTTTAACTGGAAAAAGAAg CCAAGAAGAGCTAAACCCTACCAGCCTTCGACATGAAGCAGAATTGCTTGAACCCTCCTTTTCCGAAACCTATGATGATGTTACAGTAGATGAGCTGCTGAACCGCCTCCCATTG
- the LOC119853662 gene encoding VIP peptides isoform X2: MAAKLLGSSRMEHRSSSQLLLSFTLFSVLCSPALALPPLGTYSAMRLGNRMPFDGASESDQAQGSLKPETDILQNALPENDKFYFDMSRAIDRNARHADGLFTSGYSKLLGQLSARRYLESLIGKRVSNNLMDEQMPVKRHSDAVFTDNYSRFRKQMAVKKYLNSVLTGKRSQEELNPTSLRHEAELLEPSFSETYDDVTVDELLNRLPLNL; this comes from the exons GTCCAGCAGGATGGAACATAGAAGCAGCTCCCAGCTTCTTCTGTCCTTCACACTCTTCAGTGTTCTCTGCTCGCCAGCACTGGCATTACCGCCTTTGGGGACATATTCAGCTATGAG GTTGGGAAACAGAATGCCATTTGATGGAGCAAGTGAATCTGATCAAGCCCAAGGTTCATTAAAACCTGAAACTGACATTTTGCAAAATGCACTACCAGAAAATGACAAATTCTATTTTGACATGTCCAGAGCTATAGATAG GAATGCAAGACATGCTGATGGACTTTTTACCAGTGGCTACAGCAAACTTTTGGGACAACTTTCTGCAAGGAGATATCTGGAATCACTTATTGGAAAACGGGTTAG CAACAACCTCATGGACGAACAGATGCCCGTCAAACGTCACTCTGATGCTGTCTTCACTGACAACTACAGCCGATTTCGAAAGCAAATGGCtgtgaagaaatatttaaacTCAGTTTTAACTGGAAAAAGAAg CCAAGAAGAGCTAAACCCTACCAGCCTTCGACATGAAGCAGAATTGCTTGAACCCTCCTTTTCCGAAACCTATGATGATGTTACAGTAGATGAGCTGCTGAACCGCCTCCCATTG
- the LOC119853662 gene encoding VIP peptides isoform X3, producing MEHRSSSQLLLSFTLFSVLCSPALALPPLGTYSAMSRLGNRMPFDGASESDQAQGSLKPETDILQNALPENDKFYFDMSRAIDRNARHADGLFTSGYSKLLGQLSARRYLESLIGKRVSNNLMDEQMPVKRHSDAVFTDNYSRFRKQMAVKKYLNSVLTGKRSQEELNPTSLRHEAELLEPSFSETYDDVTVDELLNRLPLNL from the exons ATGGAACATAGAAGCAGCTCCCAGCTTCTTCTGTCCTTCACACTCTTCAGTGTTCTCTGCTCGCCAGCACTGGCATTACCGCCTTTGGGGACATATTCAGCTATGAG TAGGTTGGGAAACAGAATGCCATTTGATGGAGCAAGTGAATCTGATCAAGCCCAAGGTTCATTAAAACCTGAAACTGACATTTTGCAAAATGCACTACCAGAAAATGACAAATTCTATTTTGACATGTCCAGAGCTATAGATAG GAATGCAAGACATGCTGATGGACTTTTTACCAGTGGCTACAGCAAACTTTTGGGACAACTTTCTGCAAGGAGATATCTGGAATCACTTATTGGAAAACGGGTTAG CAACAACCTCATGGACGAACAGATGCCCGTCAAACGTCACTCTGATGCTGTCTTCACTGACAACTACAGCCGATTTCGAAAGCAAATGGCtgtgaagaaatatttaaacTCAGTTTTAACTGGAAAAAGAAg CCAAGAAGAGCTAAACCCTACCAGCCTTCGACATGAAGCAGAATTGCTTGAACCCTCCTTTTCCGAAACCTATGATGATGTTACAGTAGATGAGCTGCTGAACCGCCTCCCATTG
- the LOC119853662 gene encoding VIP peptides isoform X4, with protein MEHRSSSQLLLSFTLFSVLCSPALALPPLGTYSAMRLGNRMPFDGASESDQAQGSLKPETDILQNALPENDKFYFDMSRAIDRNARHADGLFTSGYSKLLGQLSARRYLESLIGKRVSNNLMDEQMPVKRHSDAVFTDNYSRFRKQMAVKKYLNSVLTGKRSQEELNPTSLRHEAELLEPSFSETYDDVTVDELLNRLPLNL; from the exons ATGGAACATAGAAGCAGCTCCCAGCTTCTTCTGTCCTTCACACTCTTCAGTGTTCTCTGCTCGCCAGCACTGGCATTACCGCCTTTGGGGACATATTCAGCTATGAG GTTGGGAAACAGAATGCCATTTGATGGAGCAAGTGAATCTGATCAAGCCCAAGGTTCATTAAAACCTGAAACTGACATTTTGCAAAATGCACTACCAGAAAATGACAAATTCTATTTTGACATGTCCAGAGCTATAGATAG GAATGCAAGACATGCTGATGGACTTTTTACCAGTGGCTACAGCAAACTTTTGGGACAACTTTCTGCAAGGAGATATCTGGAATCACTTATTGGAAAACGGGTTAG CAACAACCTCATGGACGAACAGATGCCCGTCAAACGTCACTCTGATGCTGTCTTCACTGACAACTACAGCCGATTTCGAAAGCAAATGGCtgtgaagaaatatttaaacTCAGTTTTAACTGGAAAAAGAAg CCAAGAAGAGCTAAACCCTACCAGCCTTCGACATGAAGCAGAATTGCTTGAACCCTCCTTTTCCGAAACCTATGATGATGTTACAGTAGATGAGCTGCTGAACCGCCTCCCATTG
- the LOC119853662 gene encoding VIP peptides isoform X5, which yields MAAKLLGLGNRMPFDGASESDQAQGSLKPETDILQNALPENDKFYFDMSRAIDRNARHADGLFTSGYSKLLGQLSARRYLESLIGKRVSNNLMDEQMPVKRHSDAVFTDNYSRFRKQMAVKKYLNSVLTGKRSQEELNPTSLRHEAELLEPSFSETYDDVTVDELLNRLPLNL from the exons GTTGGGAAACAGAATGCCATTTGATGGAGCAAGTGAATCTGATCAAGCCCAAGGTTCATTAAAACCTGAAACTGACATTTTGCAAAATGCACTACCAGAAAATGACAAATTCTATTTTGACATGTCCAGAGCTATAGATAG GAATGCAAGACATGCTGATGGACTTTTTACCAGTGGCTACAGCAAACTTTTGGGACAACTTTCTGCAAGGAGATATCTGGAATCACTTATTGGAAAACGGGTTAG CAACAACCTCATGGACGAACAGATGCCCGTCAAACGTCACTCTGATGCTGTCTTCACTGACAACTACAGCCGATTTCGAAAGCAAATGGCtgtgaagaaatatttaaacTCAGTTTTAACTGGAAAAAGAAg CCAAGAAGAGCTAAACCCTACCAGCCTTCGACATGAAGCAGAATTGCTTGAACCCTCCTTTTCCGAAACCTATGATGATGTTACAGTAGATGAGCTGCTGAACCGCCTCCCATTG